Genomic window (Polaromonas sp. JS666):
TTTGCCGTGGCTGACGGCGTGGTCGGCAAGGTGCTTGCAGCCAAGGGTGAGTCGCTGGCAGTGGACCAGCCTATTGTGGAGTTCGCATGAATGTGGCCCCCACGGTCGCTCGCTTTGCGTAGCTTCCTGCCCCCCGAGGGGGCCACTGCGCCTGCGGCCCGGCGAAGCCGGTTCCGCGGCCCTTGCTTGGATAAGACCGCCCGCGCCTGTCACCTCGGGTTGATCGGTGGCGATGATTGTTCGTTGAGGAAAATAATATGACGCGTCCCTTTAAAGTGCTGGGCATCCAGCAAATCGCCATAGGCGCAACCAGCAAGGAGCGTCTGCGCACCTTGTGGGTGGACATGCTGGGCCTGGAAGTCACAGGCAATTTCGTCAGCGAACGCGAGAATGTCGACGAAGACATTTGCGCCATCGGCAGCGGCCCCTTCAAGGTCGAGGTGGATCTGATGCAACCACTGGACGTGGAGAAAAAGCCGGCCGTGCACACCACACCGCTCAATCACGTCGGGCTCTGGATTGACGATTTGCCCAAGGCGGTGGAATGGCTGACGGCGCAGGGCGTACGTTTTGCCCCCGGTGGCATACGCAAAGGGGCCGCCGGCTTTGACATCTGCTTCCTGCATCCGAAATCAAGCGACGAGTTTCCCATCTCCGGGGAGGGCGTACTGATCGAGATGGTGCAGGCGCCGCCGGAAGTCATCAAGGCCTTTGCCGCTATGGGCTGAACAGCCCCCATGCCGGCGGGCGGATCGGGCGGGCGGCACAATACAAGCTGCCTTTCTTACAAAAACCGATTCGTCTGGAGCATCGTTTCATGGACCTGAGCCGCTTTCCTCGTCGCCGTTACACCCAGGGGCCGACCCCGCTGGAGTTCCTGCCCCACTTCACTGAAGCACTCCGCGCCACCTGCCCCGAGGGCAGCGGCCCCAATATCTGGATCAAACGCGACGACATGCTGGGCCTGACGCCCGGCGGCAACAAGACGCGCAAGCTGGAGTTCCTGGCTGCTGACGCACTGGCCCAGGGTGCCGACACGCTGATAACCTGCGGCGCGCCACAGTCCAACCACTGCCGCGCCACACTGTGCGCGGCCATCAAGGAAGGGCTCAAATGCCGCTTCGTGATTGAAGAACGGGTGCCCAACAGCTACCGGGAAAATGCCAGCGGCAACAACTTTCTTTTCCGCCTGCTGGGCGTCGAGGCCATCACCGTCGTGCCTGCGGGCACCAACATGATGGAGGCCATGCAGAAAGTCGCCGCCGACCTGGCCAAAGAAGGCCGCAAGGGCTACATCGTGCCGGGCGGTGGTTCCAACGCCATTGGCGGTCTGGGTTATGTGGCCTGCGCGCAGGAGCTGCAGCAGCAGTTTTTCGAGCAGGGCGTGCAGATCGACAAGATCGTCGTGGGCTCGGGCAGCTCGGGCACGCACGGTGGCCTGCTGGCCGGCTTCCTGGGCAACCACATCCATATTCCCCTGATCGGCATTGGTGTGAGCCGCGACCCGGTGGACCAGGATCCCCTCGTGCACAAGGAGGCCCAGGCCGTGGCCGACCTGCTGGGCCTGAATATGACCATTCCGCGCGAAGCGGTCGTGAGCTATGGCGACTGGTGGAGGCCCAAGTATTCGGTACCCAACCAGGCCATGGTCGAAGCCGTGCAGATGCTGGCGCGCACCGAGGCCATTCTGCTGGACCCGGTGTACACCGGCAAGATCATGGCCGGGCTGATCGGACTGGCGCGCAAAGGCCATTTCCGCCGTGATGAAAACGTGCTGTTCATTCACACCGGAGGGGCACCGTCGCTGCATGCCTACGAAGCCGAGGTGCTGGGCCTGACCGAGCTGCCGGCCTGACCGTTTGCAGGACGGAGCCCGGGGCGAGCCCCGGGTAGCCGGTCTTTCTGTCAGGGCTTGTGTTGGCGTTGTGCCCGGGCGCGGGCCAGCGCCGCTTCAATCACCGCGCGCTTTCGCTCCACGATGGCTGTGTCTGATTCGGAGCGGGCAGGCCGGCCTATCACCGGGAGGTCTGCTTTCTTCTCCGGGTCTGCAGGTTTTTTAGCTTGCCGAGTCCCATCTTTTTCCAGTCGAATGCTATGAAAAGTATAGCGATGGAGGGCTGTGTCGGCAGCTTCCTGAGACCAGGCACTCCAGCCGGTGCGCGTGCCCGAGACATTTTCGAGGCTGATGCAGTCAACCGGACACACGGGGATGCAGAGCTCGCAGCCTGTGCAGTAAGGCTCAATCACGGTGTGCATCATCTTGTTGCTGCCCACAATGGCATCGGTCGGGCAGGCCTTGATGCACAGCGTGCAGCCTATGCACCAGGCTTCGTCGATGATGGCCACCCCGCGCGGGCCTTCGGTGCCGTTGGCCGGGTTCAGTGGCAGCACGGGCAAGCCGGTGATGTCTGCCAGCCGCTGGATACCCTCCGCGCCGCCCGGGGGGCACTGGTTGATGGCGGCGTCACCATGGGCAATGGCCTGTGCGTAGGCCGCGCAGTCAGGATAGCCGCAACGGGTGCATTGCGTCTGCGGCAAGGCAGCGTGGAGGCGTGCAGTTAAATCGTTCATGGGGAGTTTGCAGCGGCCGGTGATGATAAGCCGTCGTTGAGGCCGGCGCGCGAATTGGTTCAGGAATGTCGGGCTACTGCTGCGCCGGAAGGGAAATCACGCGTTGGCCGTCGGGCATGGTTTTGACCTGTGCCGGCTTGACGGTCTTTTTCGTTTTGCCGACTTGCACCGGGATGGCCAGCGCTTCAGCCATGCCACCGGAGCGCAGGTAGACATGGATGTAGTGCAGCCCTTCGCCTTGCGGCACCAGGTCCAGCACATAGTCCGCGGACGGCACTGTTTGCACCGCATGACCCCCCGGCAGTTTGCTGCCCAGGCGCAGGCCACCGCTGGGTGCCAGTTCGATTGTCAGTGGCGGCCCTGAGAAAGGGCGCTGCACGCTCAGGCGCACCTGGCTCCGACCGCCCACGGCAGGACTGTCGACCGTATAGCGGATGCGAACGCCCATGCTGGTTTTGGCAGTACGCGCCAGCCCGGTGATGGCCTGTGCCGGCTTCCTGGCGCCTGGCTGTTGGGCCGGCGTGGACTGGTCGGCTGCGATGCCGCCATTGGCGAGGGCCGGTGAGGACAACATGCAAGCCAGTACACAGAGCGGTATGAAGGGGGAAAGCAACTGGCTATTTTTCATGGCGAATTTCATGGTGAACTCCTGGTCCACGGCGTCATGGTCACTGGACCGTCAGGCTGAAGCAGGCGCTGGTATTGCCGCCGCTGGACGTCGGCCGGAAAAGCCGGAAATCGGTGATGGCCAGTACGTAGTCACCGGCCGGCAGACTCCAGCTCGCCGTTTCTGAATTTGACACGATCCCATTGGCCTCAAACAGTCGGCCCGCGTTGTTGTGCAGGACGAAATCAGGATCGCTCACATTGGTGGTGCTGCTGCTTTGCGTGACCGTGAAGGTGCGGTTGCCGGCCGGCAGCGTCAGTCGGACGTGGCGATATTCACCGGCCTTGTTGGCGTCAAGGTAGGGATCGACCGCATTGTCCACACACACATTGGTGAGGGCGGTATTGAGCGAGCCATAGGTCAGGTAGATCGGATTGATGTTGGCAATCGCCGGATTGCCGAAATTGGTCTCATTGTCGGCATAGGGCGTAGCGGGTAGAGCGATGCTCTGCGTGGCCAGAATGCTGGCGACGAGGGCGTTGTTGGATGTGTCGTTGGCAAGCGCCCGGGCAAATGAGTGGATGCTGGAGAGGGCCGCTGAAACCGTCAGGCCCGTCTTCAGGGTGCTCCAGACCTGGCTGAAGCCAATCGACGCGTGGTTGCTGAAATCCCAGAATATTTTCTCCACGCTGTGTTCCCTGAACCAGCCCGGGTTGGTGCTTTCGCCGACGGACACATTGAAGCTGCCGCCGCTGGCCTGGCTCGGCCCGATGGTGTCTGAGTAAATCGGGTTGTTGAGCGCAATGCCCGACCAGCCATTGCTCCAGCCTTCCGAAAATGCCACCCGCAGGTCAAGCAGGTCGTCCGGGCCGCCATGCAGGCCACCCACCGAGTCGTCGCGCGCGAAGGCTTCCTGCAGGTAGTGCCCGAGTTCATGCGCCACCACATGCCTGTCGTATTCGTCGGTGTCGTTGTCGGCAAATCCCAGGAAATAGAGGTTGCGGATCACCGTGCCACCGCTTGTTGTACGCTGGTAAAAAGACGTTCCTATTTGCCCCAATGCAATATCAATATCGCCACCTGACGCAATATTGTTGGGACTCCAGTTCGCATTCAATTTGGGAAAGCTGACGGCCGGATCTACCGAGATGATTTTCTGGGCGGCCTGGTAAATCGTATCCAGAATCGCGAACGGCCCGGCGGCACGTTCGGCGTCGATGTAGGTGCTGCCATTCCAGCCTGAAGCTGCGTTGAGGTTTTGGGTCAAGGCGGGGGTGACGCCGGTGACAAAGGGGGCACCGTCAATGGCCCATTGCGCACCGGCACTGGTGTTGTCGATCACCGATATGTCGGCCGCGTTGCTGCCGATCGCCTTCATCGCGGCTTTGGCACGGATAAATGCCGTTCGTCCCGCTGGCAGGGTCAGGGTGTAATCGCCTGCGGCATTGGTACTGACTGTGGCCAGGACTGACTGGGCGGCTGTGTCGACCGCTTCAACCACGACAGAACGCGCAGGCCGGCGGGCCGTGTTGTCATAGTCGAGCCGCGGCAGCGCGCCGGTGAGTGCGACGGGCACAAAATCGAAGGTGACCTTGCCGCTGACCACCGTCGGGCCGCCGGTGCCGGAGGACCCGCCGCCGCCGCCGCCGCAGGCAGCCAGCAGGAAACACAGCACACAGGCACCCGCCAGTTGTCGCATTTTTTCTCGTCCTCGAACGAAGTATTCACAGGCGCCACGACAAGCTTCGCCGTCATGGCGCGACCCGTCATGCCGGGGCCTCATGCCATCCACTGTTTAAGCGGCCCGGCGGGCATTGCGTGAACCCAATCCTTGACCCATGCCCGCACCGGCAACCGCTACCCAGGTTTAGGGTGATGCGGCTCCGTAAAGTTCAACCACCAGCTCAGCTTGTTTTGCGAGCCGTCTTTGCGGTCCCACGGCCTGACGGTTTTGCTGCCGGTTTTGCGACCGCTTTTGCTGGCGCTTTTGCCTTGGGGGCAGCTACTACGGCCACTTTGCCGGCATTGCGTTTCGTCGTGCCGGTTGATGGCGCGGCTGGCTTTGCCGGTTGCACTGCCAGAGGAGGCAATGTGTTGGTGGCCTTGCGCTGGCCGTGTTGCTCAAAAATAAAGGCTTTGACCTGCGGGTAAACGATCTCGCGCCAGCGACGGCCGCTGAAGATGCCATAGTGCCCGGCACCTTTGACTTCCAGGTGTTTCTGGCGGGCCTTCGGGACGTTGTAGCAAAGGTCGTGGGCAGCTTCGGTCTGGCCAGAGCCGGAAATGTCGTCCAGTTCACCTTCAATGGTGAAGTGGGCTGTCGTTTTGATGTCTTCGGGGCGCACGCGTTCGATCTTGCCGTCCACGCCCACGACATCCCAGGTACCGTTGACCAGCTTGAATTCCTGGAATACGGTGTTGATGGTGTCGAGGTAGTAGTCCGCGTCCATGTCGAGCACCGCGTTGTACTCGTCGTAAAACTTGCGATGGGCTTCCGCGCTGGCATCGTCGCCCTTGAGCAGATCCTTGAAATAGTCGTAGTGGCTGCTGGCGTGGCGGTCGGGATTCATCGCGACAAAGCCGGTATGCTGCAAAAAGCCGGGGTAGACCCGCCGTCCCGCGCCCGGGAAGTTGCTGGGCACCCGGTAGATTACGTTGTTTTCAAACCACTCAAAGCTCTTGTTCATTGCCAGGTTGTTGACCGCCGTTGGCGACTTGCGGGCATCAATCGGGCCGCCCATCATCGTCATGCTCAGGGGCGTCAACTCGCCGCGCGAAGCCATCAGCGACACGGCGGCCAGCACCGGCACCGTTGGCTGGCAAACGCTGATGACATGGCAGTTGCCGTAACTGCCCTGGATATGACGAATGAATTCCTGAACGTAATTGACATAGTCATCCAGGTGGAACGAACCCTCGGACAGAGGGACAGTGCGGGCGTTTTTCCAGTCGGTGATGTAGACCTTGTGGTCCTTGAGCATGGTTTTGACGGTGTCGCGCAGCAAGGTGGCGTAGTGGCCCGACAGCGGCGCCACGATCAGCACCGCCGGCTCGCCCTTCAGGCCGGTCAGCGTGGCGGGGTCGTCGGTGAAGCGCTTGAAGCGGCGCAGCTCGCAAAACGGCTTGTTGATTTCCACCCGTTCGTGGATGGTCACATCCGTGCCGTTCACATCGACGGTCTTGATGTCGAATGTTGGCTTTTCGTAGTCTTTGCCCAAGCGGTAAATCAGGCTGTAGCCGGCGGCCACACGCTGCGCAAAAGGGTTCTGCCCCACTGGCGACAAGGGGTTGCTGAAGAGTTTCGCAGCCGCCTGCGCAAAGTCAACAAAGGGCTCCATCAGTGTGCGCTGGGCTTCATAGACTTGGTAGAGCATGGGACAAACCTTCGTAATTTCTGGATTAATTTGGGGCGAGATCTGGGCGAAATCGGTGCATGTTGCAGTGCAATATAACAGGCATTGACCCTCTGGGTCTAAGGAGTACTACCCATTTTTGGGCCGTTTTAACAGGGATTCGGCCAAAGCGCTCCTGTGGGGCTGCTGACTCCACCCGGTGGCGCGGCTCTGGCCCCAGTAGTCCCGATTCCCCAAAAAGAACTGGCCGCTTCGCCCGCAGGCGACAAGTCCCTGTTTGCAAGGCTTAATATCTGGGCTCAGCAGTGAGCCAGTTCGGGCCGATGCCGTAACCCCCCTCGCAGGAGAAGCCCATGCTCCCCATCCCTGATGCCGCCACGCTGGACCGGCTCGCGTCCCTGAAGAAATCAGAAAGAATGCCGGTGCTTTTTCTCGGCCATGGCAGTCCCATGAACGCGCTTGGCGACAACGAATACCGGCGCAGCTGGCAGGTGCTGGGCGCCGAATTTGGATCGAAACTGCCCCGTCCGCAGCTGATTTTGTGCATTTCCGCGCACTGGCTGACCGAGGGCTGGTGGCTAACGGCCATGGCCCAGCCCAAGACCATCCATGACTTTGGCGGTTTTCCGCAGGAACTCTTTGACCAGCAATACCCGGCGCCAGGCGACCCCGCAGCGGCGCAGGCGCTCAGCCTGCTGGTGCGGCAGCGCGCCTCGGAACCGCTGGGGCTGGACGTGGGTGAATGGGGGCTGGACCACGGTAGCTGGTCTGTGCTCAAGCCCATGTTTCTGGGAGCGGACATCCCGGTCATCCAGCTCAGCATGGATTACAGCCGGGCACCCGACGAACACTATGCGCTGGCGCGACAACTCAAGGCCCTGCGCGACCGGGGCGTGCTGATTGTGGGCAGCGGCAACATCGTGCATAACCTGCGCCAGATGCAGCGGGGGGCCACTGGCAGCCAGGCCTACGATTGGGCCCTGGAATTCGACCAGACGATTGGCGGCTACCTGCAGCAGGGCAACCTCGCCGCCTTGCCTGGCTTCCAGAAACTCGGACAGGTGGCCAAAATGGCCCACCCGACCCACGAGCACTATCTGCCGCTGCTATACGCGGCAGGCGCTGTCGAGGCCCGGGAGCCGATGCGGTTTTTCAACACCAGCTTTCAGGGCGGCTCGATCTCGATGCGTTCGGTGGTCTGGGGCTAGGGCCTGGGCGGCGCCAGTCTTACATCACCTTCGCGATGGAGGCGCAGACGTAGTCGATGTTTTTGCTGTTCAGCGCCGCCACGCACATGCGGCCGGTGTCGGTGCCGTACACGCCAAACTCGTTGCGCAGGCGCACCATCTGGTCTTTGGACAGGCCCGAGTAGCTGAACATGCCGATCTGGGTGGTGATAAAGCTCATGTCCTGCTTGACACCGGCGGCCTTCAGGCCATCGACCAGTTTCTGGCGCATGGCCTTGATGCGCACACGCATCTCGCCCAGTTCCTGTTCCCACAGGGCGTGCAGCTCGGGGTTGTTCAGCACCGCAGCGACCACCGCACCGCCATGGATGGGCGGGTTGGAATAATTGG
Coding sequences:
- a CDS encoding VOC family protein; the protein is MTRPFKVLGIQQIAIGATSKERLRTLWVDMLGLEVTGNFVSERENVDEDICAIGSGPFKVEVDLMQPLDVEKKPAVHTTPLNHVGLWIDDLPKAVEWLTAQGVRFAPGGIRKGAAGFDICFLHPKSSDEFPISGEGVLIEMVQAPPEVIKAFAAMG
- a CDS encoding D-cysteine desulfhydrase, producing MDLSRFPRRRYTQGPTPLEFLPHFTEALRATCPEGSGPNIWIKRDDMLGLTPGGNKTRKLEFLAADALAQGADTLITCGAPQSNHCRATLCAAIKEGLKCRFVIEERVPNSYRENASGNNFLFRLLGVEAITVVPAGTNMMEAMQKVAADLAKEGRKGYIVPGGGSNAIGGLGYVACAQELQQQFFEQGVQIDKIVVGSGSSGTHGGLLAGFLGNHIHIPLIGIGVSRDPVDQDPLVHKEAQAVADLLGLNMTIPREAVVSYGDWWRPKYSVPNQAMVEAVQMLARTEAILLDPVYTGKIMAGLIGLARKGHFRRDENVLFIHTGGAPSLHAYEAEVLGLTELPA
- the rsxB gene encoding electron transport complex subunit RsxB encodes the protein MNDLTARLHAALPQTQCTRCGYPDCAAYAQAIAHGDAAINQCPPGGAEGIQRLADITGLPVLPLNPANGTEGPRGVAIIDEAWCIGCTLCIKACPTDAIVGSNKMMHTVIEPYCTGCELCIPVCPVDCISLENVSGTRTGWSAWSQEAADTALHRYTFHSIRLEKDGTRQAKKPADPEKKADLPVIGRPARSESDTAIVERKRAVIEAALARARAQRQHKP
- a CDS encoding polyhydroxyalkanoate depolymerase, encoding MLYQVYEAQRTLMEPFVDFAQAAAKLFSNPLSPVGQNPFAQRVAAGYSLIYRLGKDYEKPTFDIKTVDVNGTDVTIHERVEINKPFCELRRFKRFTDDPATLTGLKGEPAVLIVAPLSGHYATLLRDTVKTMLKDHKVYITDWKNARTVPLSEGSFHLDDYVNYVQEFIRHIQGSYGNCHVISVCQPTVPVLAAVSLMASRGELTPLSMTMMGGPIDARKSPTAVNNLAMNKSFEWFENNVIYRVPSNFPGAGRRVYPGFLQHTGFVAMNPDRHASSHYDYFKDLLKGDDASAEAHRKFYDEYNAVLDMDADYYLDTINTVFQEFKLVNGTWDVVGVDGKIERVRPEDIKTTAHFTIEGELDDISGSGQTEAAHDLCYNVPKARQKHLEVKGAGHYGIFSGRRWREIVYPQVKAFIFEQHGQRKATNTLPPLAVQPAKPAAPSTGTTKRNAGKVAVVAAPKAKAPAKAVAKPAAKPSGRGTAKTARKTS
- the ygiD gene encoding 4,5-DOPA dioxygenase extradiol, whose product is MLPIPDAATLDRLASLKKSERMPVLFLGHGSPMNALGDNEYRRSWQVLGAEFGSKLPRPQLILCISAHWLTEGWWLTAMAQPKTIHDFGGFPQELFDQQYPAPGDPAAAQALSLLVRQRASEPLGLDVGEWGLDHGSWSVLKPMFLGADIPVIQLSMDYSRAPDEHYALARQLKALRDRGVLIVGSGNIVHNLRQMQRGATGSQAYDWALEFDQTIGGYLQQGNLAALPGFQKLGQVAKMAHPTHEHYLPLLYAAGAVEAREPMRFFNTSFQGGSISMRSVVWG